The Stenotrophomonas sp. BIO128-Bstrain region CACGTGCATCCATGAGGCGCGTCGCGCCCTGATCCATGGCGTGTGCGAGGGTGGCGACATCGATCAGCGGCGTGGTCATTCGGTCTGCTCCAGGCGGCGACGCAGGTTGTAGAGAATGGCGGCGGTCGCGCCCCAGATCCGCTGCCCGGGCCAGCCGTATTCGAGTACGTGACGGATGCGCCCGCGGTGGTCGATCTCGACGTGGTGCAGGTTGGCCGGATCCATCAGGTAGGACAGCGGCACCTCAAACACTTCGGCAACCTCACCCGGCTCGGGCACGGCCACGAAGGCGGGATCGATCACGGCCACCACCGGCATGACCCGATAGCCGGTAATCGTCACGAACGGATCCAGATACCCGAGCACCTGCACCTGGTCCTGTTTGAGTGCGATTTCCTCATCACTTTCGCGGATTGCAGCAGCGACCGCATCGCGGTCCTCCGGCTCCATGCGACCGCCGGGAAAGCCGACCTGCCCGCCATGATGGCGCAGCGTATCGGTCCGCCGGGTCAGCAGTACCTGGGCGCCGCCCTCGCGCGGAATGATGCCGGCCAGCACGGCCGCTTCAACCGGGGGGCCGGGCGGTAACAGATCGATCAGTTCGCTGCGGTTCCAGCCATCGCCGGGCGGGGGCTGGTCCAGCGGATACAGCGCGCGCAGCAGGCGCTCATGTTCGGCCAGCGAACCGCGCAGGGATTGCCGCAGTTGTTCGCGCAGCGGCAGTGTGTGCTGCATCACGTGATGCTGTTCGGGTCGACTCATGGTTCGCCAGCGGGTGATTTCATCCATGGTGCGCAGGCAGCCCGTGCAGACACCGGCGCGGTCCAGTGCGCAGATTCCGATGCAGGGAGTGGGCACGGCATGCGGGGTATGTTCCATCGATTGGACCGGTCAACAGTAGCGCGATTGCACGAAAACGAAAAACGCGCCGGTGTTTCCACCGGCGCGTTCTTGATGTTGCAGCAATTACTTGACGCTGACGA contains the following coding sequences:
- a CDS encoding CoA pyrophosphatase, which gives rise to MEHTPHAVPTPCIGICALDRAGVCTGCLRTMDEITRWRTMSRPEQHHVMQHTLPLREQLRQSLRGSLAEHERLLRALYPLDQPPPGDGWNRSELIDLLPPGPPVEAAVLAGIIPREGGAQVLLTRRTDTLRHHGGQVGFPGGRMEPEDRDAVAAAIRESDEEIALKQDQVQVLGYLDPFVTITGYRVMPVVAVIDPAFVAVPEPGEVAEVFEVPLSYLMDPANLHHVEIDHRGRIRHVLEYGWPGQRIWGATAAILYNLRRRLEQTE